The Anopheles maculipalpis chromosome 3RL, idAnoMacuDA_375_x, whole genome shotgun sequence genomic sequence TGAATTCTTTTGTCCAAACCGGTAGGGAAATGGTGTTGCAATGCGCtgcaaaatggaaacattCCATGGGTTGATCAGACGAATGCAATGGTTGGTTGCATTAAGTAACATTTAGCACTGGCATACTGGTAAACATTGGCACATATTGATTTAATTCCAGCCAGACCGATAAAGAGATACCATGAAATTAGTACCTGTTTGTACTAATTTTAGATGATATTGATCattcttaaaaaaacaattttttaaaccgCATTGCGAAATGTTGAACGCCCAAATCTCCTCCAAACAACCTGATTTCCATATCAGCATAATTTTTGCACGCTCAacgattttttcattctaaTATTGGAATTGGATGCTTTATAACggagtttattttttgacattGACATTTGAATCCACTCGGACTCGCTattatttccaactacgtcaCTGAAAAAAACGCTTGTGAAATagtgaattgaaatttatttcacgTTTCAATTTCTAGTAGAACTACTAAAATGACTAATCAAATAGCAAAAAGGAACTTATTCTTTTCTCTCAATAGACAAATTGAGTTGTCACTTCATCCTTATCGTTCTACTCAACCACCAGAGTACGGAATTCAACGCAAATGTGATTTAAATTAACTTAATCATCGATTTGCAGCAATTAAACTGTCGCGCGCAGTGATAATGTGCGTTTGAAGCGTGCCTGTGCCAGTGTCTAACGACCTGCCTGCACGGTTGCCGACGGAAATGGGCcaataaaatttgcataccGCAAAACATCCCGCACACTTATCCCCGGCCTACGCCATTCGAAAATCGAGTGAAAAATGGATGATTTTTGCGATCCGTTTTCATTAGCTCTTTCTTTACGCGGGGAACTTTCAACTTTGACTGGAACGAATCATCCATCTGACCTCCTGATTGATGATGGGGTTATTATGAAATATATTGCTGCAAATGTGTGTAAAAGGAGGAGCATCAgcagaaacagcaaaaacacacgagAAGGTCAAACATAGAGTGAGAGTGTTTTGGTActcgatggtgatgatgtgaaTATTCCTGATGATGGAATTATATCGTAGTACCGTTTCCTTTCGTTCCAATTATCACCGTTGTCGTCGTTTTTCTGCATCGTCGTACGAATTCGTCCCCTGTGCCGTCCATCAATGTCTCCGTAGGAACGATTATATAAACCGAGGCGAACAGAAGagcgagaaataaaatatgccGCACCAGACGGGATGCATAACGGGTGCGCGAGAAATCGCACCAACCGACCACCTTGCCATATGATTGGGGTCATCGAAGGCTTATGCTGGCGTGATATTTTTGTCGTTtgatttctgttgttgttgttgttaatgttGTATGGGGTCAGGTTGGGTTGAGACTTTCGCGaagaaagtattttattttgactgTTGTTTCATGGTTAATGGGACAGCGATCGAGAGGAAGCATTGAAATTAAACACAAGAATGTAGGAAAAACGCTTAAGAATAAGGACATGTTACTTcagtttcttttacttttaacGTACATTTTCTACATCAAATAAAGTTAAATACTTTGTACAAAACACTACGAAACAATCGTTTGTTTAATCTATCTACAAATATACAGTTTCATTAGCGAGTTACTACGGACAAAACCGAATCGAAAAGAAGACCAACCCAGCTGGATCTACCGAAGGAGGACAAACATTATGCAACGCATTTGGAGGGGTGGAGGAGAAAGGAGAGGGTGGATTCGTGCTAGTCACACCGGGGAAGCACTAAATGCGCACCGTATGCAAACCACTAAGGTACTAAGCTAAGCCAGGAGGCTTGAGTTTGAGTCAACGCGTGTCGTATTCTGTGCAAGCCTCGATGTAAATAAGACTTTGGATCCCTAAACTAGGtaggtagggggggggggggggaggggccGGCAAAGTAGTTGGAATGGGGGGGTGGAATACAAAACCGAGCACTCACCTTTCTCTTTGAAGTTAAAGTTGCCCGGTTTTTGCGTTGTCGCCATCGACACGCACAGCAACAGAACCACTAAACGTACCATGCTTTTGattaaatgtgtttgtgttgcaaTTTGCACTCTTTTTCACGACACACAACTACGAACTGTACTAAACTTTGAATGTGCCAGTAGAATGAAACACTTTGCGGTCAGAAGCTAGAAAACTCCTTTGTTTAGGCCTACACAGGGGAATAAtacaagcaaaaccaaaatgcACTTTAGTCCAGCATTTTCTGGTGAAAAAAAGTTAAACGAAAATAGCTTAAACAcgttaaaattcttaaatgtTAAATGGACGCGTTATAACTCGTTTATAGCACTGCCAAAAATTCAATTGGAAGGATTGGAAGTAGCTGAATGTTTCTTTCACACGTTAATGTCACACGGGTGCGTAACGGAAAACCCCAACATTAAACTAGATCAAGCTGACAACTTTCGATTTCTGATTCATTCGCGGGAGGGACGATTTTGATCGTGACCTAGAGCATTTagcgatttaatttaaattatgaatGCAACTATATGAAACTAATactaattaaacaaaattaatcaaaacacTAGTACCGAATTCTCTACATCACTTAACACCTGTCAAGTGCATGGAAAGACACTCGAAGGTTTTATATTCACCCCTTAAAGCCCTAACCTAAATTTGAAGCTGCATGTCCTTGTGCTTGACGCGACACGTGAACCGGAAACAAcggaatttcaattttcttaaaaTCACCCCGGATAACGAACGGATCTCGCACACTCCACTCACAACAGCCTCTCGATGGTGCTAGCGAGCAACTACTACCGAAGCACAAACGATCGCTACCCGCCGGAGATCGATCTGTCGAACGTTCGAGCGCCCAGAAACAATCCCGCACCACTACCACACAGATCACACGCGACAGAGAGCACGAACGGTGGAGAGGatcggtttttgtgttgtgtgtggtgtgcaCCGGTTTTTCGGTGAAGTAACCCCCAAGACTGACACCACCCACCACCCCAACCCGTTCGAGAGTGCTTGTGCGGTCGGATGCTGCGGTTTGCATCTTGCGAGCTTTTTCAGACTTCTGTCAAACCGGGCGCAACGTTGCACAacgacacacatgcacacaccgGTATCACGTCGCGTCACCACAGAGCCCAACGTTGCACCGACGACGACGGTCAGGATCTTAGCACACACATGTGTACACACACGAACCTCCTCTAAAATGGGCTCCAATAAGCCTCATGCGATGCTGCACTGAAGAAGGTCGAATCAAGACTGCTGGATAGCGACCGGTGATTTGAATCACTTtcgatttttcaaacacacagacacatggGTTGATCGTACATATGCGCGTGTGAGATAAATGAAGCTTGTTGGGAGGCTGCTTGCAGTGATCGAGCGCACGTTGAACGCGAAAGACGGCATGAAGGAGACACCGTCTTTCGTGCGCACACCTCGCTCGTTACGCTTCACGTGCAGCAGTAGTTCTCCAACATGGGCATGGGGAGGCTTGTTTtaccagttttatttttataagatTGAAGCTGCCGTTGTCTCTCAACAGCAGGCACATACTTTTTCTTTCAGCCGTAGTGGCACTTGGAAGCTTAGTTCGGTGTGAATGTGAATGAAATTCAAATGggcgcgtacacacacactcttgaACATTTGGTAGCGGGAAACGGGATGCTTAAGAAATTAGCTGTGCCAGTGTTCCGGTATAGAGAGACGCCCACGTGTGTGACTCGCGATCAGGTGGCAGGCGTATGAAATCAATTTCTTTGGATGCAATGTGAGCTCCCTTTGTTGACTCTTTAAGgtcttgaaaattttcaaaacattggaTTGATGAATACCTTAAACCATTGtacttttttataataatttaataaattattattaatatatATCTTAGACAGCGGGGGATATTCTTATACACAGAGTAAGCCCGGAGCTTAAACACCAAACGAATTGATTATTGTACACGGAGGTGAATTTTTAGGCGGAGAAGGCGCTTTCTTGGCACCCCATGGACGATCTGGTATAAAAGGCCTGTTATTGAGAGACCAGTATAAGTAGAGCATGTCACCAGCACTTGCTTAGCCTATCTCTACCAACAAAATTTATCAGGATGCATAGCACCACTAGACATTTAGTAAACCGACAGCCCGAAAATACTGTACATCGTTTAACCCTGTCGAAAACACTACGCTCAGGATACatacaaaattatatttaaactATCACATTAATGTTCACAATAAGATGCGCAGGATTTCATGAGGaggttcaaaataaaataagttctTACGACAGTACATGTATAAAAGCCTATTTGCGGCGTTTATCCGCATGTACAGGACTGACATTGAACAAGGAAGTGATTAACCGAGTTCTCCAGGTATTAAAAGTTCAGgttagaaaaagaagaataaaaataagcaattccaaaatgttgctcTTGGAAACAAAACCGAATGTAAGCATCCGCGATTGGTGGATCGATCAAACGAAGCAATAAGCGATTCCGCACTCTTGTTACGGCGTCAGATCTACTTATATCAGACGAATAGGCTTTTTCCTAGTTCTTCCAGGACTAATTCTTCCCAGTGGATCTGCGTAGCTGCTGACAACGCGTTAAGACGGCGAGCGTCATCAGTTTCGCTACGGTCGGAGAGCCTTTAACCTTTTTCCTGAACTAGCCAGATATTTTTAACCGCAGGTCTAAGTTTAACTGTCGATGATTCTTCCTAATTATTCCGACGGAGTGGGGAAGCACTACTAGAGTGCAGAACTCTACGGATGCCGGTCAAAGGCAGGTAAAAAGGAAACGTCTTCCGAATCTGAAATCCTCCCAAAAGAGTACacacaatttcaaaaatttatggaCATTCGTTGTTGTCAATGACTCGAAAGATCTCACCATGCATTGTAGACTTTCTCAACTTGATTCTACCATCAACTGTACCATAAGTGTTTCAAATCCAGGACGAACCACAGGACCAAAGCGCTGGTCTTCACTCGGCATTCGAACCGTTCCCTCGTAATGAAGACTGACTGTCCTGCTATGTAGTTATCAGCTAGTgtcgtaagccattcgatggctggcatggcttagaaggtcgttaggccaagaagacGAGATCCTATCCCATAAAAACGATCTACAAGTTAAATACTACAAACATTAGGAAGAAATAAGTTAAAAATGACTCAGCGAAATACaactttatgttttaaatattcattttgtATACTCAAAAAGCATGCTCAATATTCGTTGGTTGCgatgaattatttcatttaaatattaacaCATATTTTAACGCTATGCACTGTACGTATGCTTTGCGGCTATTTTTGCCGGTTGTCAAATTCACCCCTTTCAGCCCTTCAAACGAACCGCTCAACTCTGGTGTATAAATTTTGCCCCTCATCAGTCATGCGGATTATTCGGGTAATAACACAGTGCGTTtgttgtgataaaaaaaagtctggAAAGAACGATACCGTGCGACGCTCGACTAGCTTCACGTATTGCACTAATTTGCttacttttaaattaaaacttgGACCATTGCACGTGTACATCTAACCAACGCCAAATAGCACTGTAGGGAAGATCGAATCCGCTGAAGTTTGACGATCTGGAAACAGTGAGACTCGCAAGTACTTCGTAAGAATGTCCTCGTTCACCGAAACGGGGTTGGTGAAGAAACTGTTCGATCTCAACCAAAGCCAGCAAAGCATACAAACCCTCTCGTTGTGGCTGATTCATCACCGAAAGCATCACTCAATAATCGTTAAAACATGGTTGAAAGAGCTCCAGCGAGGTAAGTAACGCATTGTGGATGTTCCCATCTTAGCTGTGTCCCGTTCACAACGGGACACTAGTGAAACCATTCTATCTTACAGCACCTTCAGCGAAGAAGCTTACCTTCATGTACCTGGCGAACGATGTGATACAGAACAGCAAGAAGAAGGGACCCGAGTTTGGGCGCGAGTTTGAGCACGTGCTGGTGAAAGCGTTCAAAAACGTGGCACAATCGTCACCGgaaccgaaaacaaacaacagcctCAACAGGATTCTCGGCATCTGGGGCGACCGGGCCGTGTACGAGGAACCGAAGATTAAGGAATTTTCAACCGCACTGAACGGTACCGAAACCATCCCGCGGGTGGAAGTGAATGGGAGTGAGAAAAAGCGGAAAGGCGAAAGCAATACGAGTGAGGGTGAACCGGCGAAAAAGGCCCGGCCAGCTACAGCGGCGAGCACGGAAAAGAAAGCAGCAAAGAGTGAAGTGGTAGAGGTCAATGGCAAGGTGGAAACGCACATTACACTCAGTCCGCATCAGCCTGACGGAGATCCTCCGGAGCCGGAGGATTTGATTAAGGTGATACTAGAGCTGGAAAACTCCGCTTCGAGTGATGCGGTGGTGAGGGAAAGAATAGCTAGCCTTAAGCCGGAAGTGTCCGAGCTAGCTGCACTAGATAAGTTGGAAGACAAAGAGGCAGCTATAAAACTGGCCGCAGATGTAAGTTATGTGCTACAATAAGTATACCTGTGTGGTAATCCTCGATGTTTTCCCTTATTTTAGGTAAACGATGCCATAAAGATTCTAAACGATTACAACGCACGGCTGGCAGTGGAAATGGATGATCGTAAAAAACTGACAACGATGCTGAGGGATTTTTTGCGTGAGCAACAGGAGCTTCAGCAACAAGTGGAAAACCGGCTAGAGGTTCGTACCGTTgttaagaatttcaaattgtTGTAGTCGATCTGGAACCGTTTG encodes the following:
- the LOC126562513 gene encoding regulation of nuclear pre-mRNA domain-containing protein 1B; this translates as MSSFTETGLVKKLFDLNQSQQSIQTLSLWLIHHRKHHSIIVKTWLKELQRAPSAKKLTFMYLANDVIQNSKKKGPEFGREFEHVLVKAFKNVAQSSPEPKTNNSLNRILGIWGDRAVYEEPKIKEFSTALNGTETIPRVEVNGSEKKRKGESNTSEGEPAKKARPATAASTEKKAAKSEVVEVNGKVETHITLSPHQPDGDPPEPEDLIKVILELENSASSDAVVRERIASLKPEVSELAALDKLEDKEAAIKLAADVNDAIKILNDYNARLAVEMDDRKKLTTMLRDFLREQQELQQQVENRLEEYQNKLSKIKEVQKEVRNHMNNLPDLTSLPDVTGGLAPLPSAGDLFNAHHH